CGCAAACTGCCTGACCACCGTTACGGGCCTGGACGCGAGCGACGTAACCGTCGTCGCCAAGGGCAATACGATTATGCTCTCCGGTATCGTTCAGACGCCAGAAGAAATCGATAGGGCAGCGGAAGCTGCCGAAAGCGTTCCCGGCGTGGCCGAAGTGATCAACCGGATTTCGTCGCTGGAGTTCAGATTGCCTTCAGCGTCCAGCTGACGATATCGGCGGAAACCTGCTCGAACGCTGCATCCAGTGCCGCGATGAAGGCGGGGTTGCTCGTGCCGCGAGCCGGAGCCGTCGCGCGGAATACCTTCTGGGCGACAACGGTGCCCGTGCGGTCGTTGAGGATCTTGGCAAAAATCTCGACGACCCCGGTGTCGGCACCTTCCGTCGAAATCTCGAACGAGCGGATGTCGGTGATCACCTGATAGTCGATCGCAAGTCCCTCGCCCGGCTTGCCGACCCCGCCGACTTTTCCGGTATTTTCGAAGGTTTGAACAAGCTTGGCCTGAACCATTTTCGGCAGGCGGTCGCTCCATTGCGACTTGGCGAGATACTGTATTTCGGCGCCGGAAAGGCGAATAACCACCTGGTCGCTGTCGAGCGCTTTCAGGGCTGTTGGCTCGGGGATCAGGATTTGCCGGCTGGTTGCAGCCGGTCCCTCGACCAGCGGCGAAGCTGTAAGTCCATAGGTATCGTTGTTGGCCTTACCGGCGCAGCCGGCGAGCAAGGCTGCAATTGCAATGGCGACGGCAATGCCCGTCGATCCCGCCTTGCGGCCACTCCCCTCACGCGACAATGCCATTCAGAAAATATCCTTCGCCAATCTCACGCAACTTAGTAGCTCGCTTGCGCAAGACAAGCGCAAAAAGCATCCCGCCTAAAGCCCGCGTGCAGTTTGACACCAAGGCATGCAGCCCTGCCACGCTTTTGGGAATACATGATTCGAAAGCCGCAGCAACGCGCAAAGCTGAGGAGCCTCGCACGCGGCGCAGAACGCATGTGGCGCAGGCGCTTTAGTGGCGGGTGCGGCCGTTATACTGCTTGACCGTTTCGCCGCCGAACAGAAGACGCTGGGGATCCTTGTCGAAGGTCGAGATCGTCGTGTCGAGCGTCTGAACCGTCCTGCGCGTCTCGCTGACCAATGCCTCGATGTCTCTCAGGCCCCCACCGGAAAAGCGCTTGAGGTTCTCTCCGATCGGACCGATCTGGGCGTTGAGATTGTCAGCGACCTTGCGGAACGATTCGAGCGTCGCGCGCGCGTCAGCCGAGAGCGAGGGCGCATCCGCATCGCCGAGGAACCCGTCGAGCTTGACGAGAATACCATCGACGCGACTGGATGCAGCATTCAGCTTGTTGGCCATCTGCGTTACGTCGGTGATCGTCTGGTCGATATCCTTCTGGCGGTTCGTGATCGTACCGGCAAAAGCCGAGATCGATGCAGCGGTCTTGCGAACATCGGCACTGGCGGCCGAAACGTCATTGATGACATTCCCGACCTTTTGCGTGTCGATCGCCGCAACAATATTGTCGACGCGGGCAAGGGTCGCATTGGCATTGTCACCGAAGCGCTTGTAGGTATCGACAGTCGTGCGCACCGAAGCCAGTGTTTCGGACACCGTGCCGGACGCCGCCGCCAGATCATCCGACATCTTGGAAACATTGCTG
This genomic stretch from Pararhizobium capsulatum DSM 1112 harbors:
- a CDS encoding BON domain-containing protein, with translation MVFKERTFYGREPEDLFPGEHADLETRVANCLTTVTGLDASDVTVVAKGNTIMLSGIVQTPEEIDRAAEAAESVPGVAEVINRISSLEFRLPSASS
- a CDS encoding ABC-type transport auxiliary lipoprotein family protein, giving the protein MALSREGSGRKAGSTGIAVAIAIAALLAGCAGKANNDTYGLTASPLVEGPAATSRQILIPEPTALKALDSDQVVIRLSGAEIQYLAKSQWSDRLPKMVQAKLVQTFENTGKVGGVGKPGEGLAIDYQVITDIRSFEISTEGADTGVVEIFAKILNDRTGTVVAQKVFRATAPARGTSNPAFIAALDAAFEQVSADIVSWTLKAI